A segment of the Deltaproteobacteria bacterium genome:
CGCGCCGGATCGCCACGACGAGCGCGCCGGTCCTCCGGCGCAGGTCCAGCTCGAGGGCGGTGCGTCCCGCGCAGGGGCTGTCACTCGTTACGAGCAGGCTCTCGATCTTCAGGTGCGCCAGCGCCTCGTGCTCCGCGAGGGTGGCTCGGGGTACGGAGACCTCGCGGCGGGAGGTGCGGTGCTCCTCGCGCGCGGCCTCGACGCGGCGGTCGATGACGTTGCGTGGGAGCTCGAGGCGGCGGAGGAGCCGCACGAGGATCTCGATGCTCGCCTCGACCTCCTCGGCGATCACGTCGGTGGCGCCGAGCGCGAGAAGTCGCTCGCTCTCGGCGAGGTGCCGGGTGCGCACAAAGAGGGGGACCTCCGGGGCGACCCGGCGCAGCGTGTCCACGACGCGAAGGGCGGCTTGTGGATCGTTGATGGCGACCACGACGGCGCGCGCGCCGGCCACGTTCGCGTGGGCGAGGGCCTCGGGGCTCGTGGCGTCGGCGTACTCGACAGGCTCCCCGGCGGCTCGGGCCCGACGCACGGTCTCGATGTTCAGCTCGAGGGCGATGTGCCTGAGGTTCGTGGCCCCGAGGGCGCGTGAAACGATGCGCCCCGCGAGGCCGTAGCCGATGATCACGGTGTGCCCCTCGGTAGCAGGAACCCCGCCTCCTTCGGGAAGGCTGTGGGCGCGGAGCCAGCGGGCGAGGGGGGCGAGCAGCGTCTCGGCGAGAGTGATCCGGGGACCGAGCGCGATGAGTAAGGGGGTGAAGAACATGCTCAGGATCCCGGCCGCGAGGATGAGCCCCGAGGTCGAGCGGTCGGTCAGCCCCGCGGCCTGGCCGAGCTTCAGGATCACGAAGCCGAACTCGCTGAACTGCGCGAGGCTGAGCCCGGCGAGCCAGGCGGAGCGCGCGGGGAGCCGCACGAGAAGCGCCGCGAGGGCGGCGAGCACGCCCTTACCGACGAGCAGGGCGAGGAGCAGACCGCCGACGGCCGCCGGTCGCGCTAGGACGAGTCGCGCGTCGAAGAGCATGCCGAGAGAGATGAAGAAGACGCTCATCAGGGCGTCACGCAGCGGCAGGATGTCCCCCATCGCGCGGTGCTGGAAGTCCGTGTCGGCGATCACCATGCCGCCGAGGAAAGCGCCGAGCGCGAGCGAGAGACCGGCGAGCGAGGTCAGCCAGGCGGTCCCCACACAGGCCGTGAGGATCGCGAGGAGGAAGACCTCGCGGCTGCGCGCGGCGTCCACGAAGCGGAGTGCACGCGGCAAGAGGAGGCGCGCGGCGAGGAGCACGGCGGTCACCACGAGCGCGGCCTTGGCGAGAGCCCAGCCGAGGGCGAGCGCCGTCGCGCTGGCGGTGCCCTTGCCGGCGAGGGCCGGGACGACGAGAAGCATGGGGATCACGCAGAGATCTTGCAAGACGAGCGTCCCGACGGTGAAGCGGCCGTGCGGGGCGTCGACCTCTCCGCGGTCCCCGAGCGCGCGGAGCACGATGGCCGTGCTGGAGAGGGCGCAGGCGAGCCCGTAAAAGGTGGCGCGACGCAGGTCGTGGCCGAGGAGTGTGGCGATGCCCGTGCCGCCGGCGAGCGTCGTCAGGACCTGGACCAGCCCGCCGAGCGCCGCGTTGCCGAGGACGCGGCGCAACCGGTCGGTGGAGAACTCGAGCCCGATCGTGAAGAGGAGGAAGACGACCCCGAGCTCGGCGAGGGTCTCGATCGCCTCCGCGTTGCGCACGAGCCCCAGGTCGAAGGGGCCGAGGAGGGCCCCCACCACGAGCAGGCCCGCGACGGTGGGCACGCGCGCCTTGGCGAGCAGCACCGTGACGAGGGCGGCGAGCCCTGCCGTGATCGCGAGCTGTTCGAGCAGCGCAAGGTGTCCCACGTCGGTCGCACTCCCACGTTTCGCGCGCGTCAGGTCGACAGTGCGGCTTCGGCCTCGTCCGCCGACCGCTCCGCCGCTGCGCCCTGTGGGGGTTTTAGCATCAGTCGGCCGAGAAGGAGCCCGCCGATGGCGGCCACAGCGCTGGCGCCGAGGATCCCGAGCTTGGCTCCCACGAGGAGCGTGGGCTGGGCGAAGGCGAGCTGGGCGATGAAGAGGGCCATGGTGAAGCCGATGCCCGCCACGACGCCGAGCACTGTCAGGTGGCGCCAGGTCAGGCCAGACGGAAGCACCGCGACGCCGAGCTTCAGGGCGAGAGCCACGGAGAGGAGGACCCCGACGGGCTTGCCGAGGACGAGCCCGATCGCGGTGCCGAGCGCGGCCCGAGTCGATTCGGGTCCGAGCGTGAGGTCGCCGAGGGACACACCGGCGTTGGCCAGCGCGAAGATAGGCATGACGCCGAAGGCAACCCAGGGGTGCAGCGACTCGATGAGGCTCTCCGCCGGAGACATCGCTTCTCGGCGCGCGAGGTCGACGCGTCGCAGCCGCTGGGCGAGGTCGTGAGAGGAGACGGTCGCGGGGGAGGTCTGCCCGAGGGACTCGAGCTCTCTGCCGACACTCTCGGCGAAGCCCTCCGAGCCGAGCCAGGCCCGAACCGGGGTGAGCAGTCCGACGATGACGCCGGCGATCGTCGGATGAACCCCTGCTGCGTAGGTGCCGCCCCAGACCACCAGCGCCGGGACGACGTAGGCGAGCTTCGTGCGGACGCCCACCCCTTGCATGGCCAGGATCCAGCCGATGCCGAGCGCCGCGACGACAAAGCCGGCGATGGAGACGCCCGAGGAATAGAAGACGGCGATCACGATGATCGCGCCGAGGTCGTCGATCACGGCGAGGGCAAGCAGGAGGACACGCAACGATGCAGGAACCCGCCGTCCGAGGAGCGTGAGGATCCCCACGGCGAAAGCGATGTCCGTGGCCATGGGCACGCCCCAGCCGCTGCGCGTGGCGGGGGCCCCCGCGATCGTCAGGTAGAGCAGGGCCGGAGCGACCATCCCGCCGAGGGCCGCGATGGCAGGCAGTGCTGCGCGTCGGGGGCTGGAAAGCTCACCGTGGTGCAGCTCGCGCCGGATCTCGAGCCCCACGACGAAGAAGAAGATGACCATCAGGCCGTCGTTGACGACCCAGTCGAGCGAGCGCTCGAAAGACCACGGCCCGAGCTTCACGCCGAGAGACAGGTGCCAGAGCTCGCGGTAGCTGCCGGCCCAGGGTGAGTTCGCCCAGACGAGCGCGACCGCCGCCGCCAGGAGCAGCAGGATGCCGCTCGCGGCCTCGATCTTGAGGAACCTGTCGAGTGGGCGCCGCGCGAAGCGAGCGAGCCGGATGAGCGGCTCCCAGGAGCCGGGGGGGGCAGGCGGCAGCGGGGCTGCGCCGTCGGCCCGGGTCGCGGTCATGAGCCCACCTCGGACCACCGCGGAGAGGCGGCGAAGGCCGCGTGGATGAGGCCCACGTGCGAGTAGGCCTGCGGGAAGTTTCCCCACATGGTGCCTGTCGCGGGATCGACGTCCTCGGAGAGCAGGCCGAGGGGGGCGCGGATCGCACGAACCCGTTCCATGAGGGAGCGAGCCTCCGCAAGACGCCCGAGTCGTGCAAGCGCCTCGATCTCCCAGAAGGTGCAGAGCATGAAGGCGACGCCCGGCACCCCGAAGCCATCGTCCGTCCGGTACCGCCGCAGCCAGCTCGCGTGCGCGAGATCCGCGCGGACCGCGTCCACTGTCGCGTGCAAGAGGGGTGACTCGTGCGGCACGAGGTGCAAGGTCACGGCCTGCAGGAGCGCCGCGTCGACCTCGGTTCCTCCGTAGTCTGCGACGAGGCAACCGCGCAGGGGATCCACCGCGTGGGTGAGAATCTCCTGCTTCAGTCGCGCCGCCGCGACCTCGAACTCGCTCGCGTCATTCGGCCGGTGCCGCTGTGCGATGCGGTGCATCCGGTCGGCGGCGGCCCAGCACATCAGGGTGCTGAAGGTCTGGGGCCGCCAGCCCGAGCGGTACTCCCAGATCCCGGCGTCGGGCTGCCCGGCCACGGCTATAGCCTTGCGGGCCAGGCGCGTGACGAGGTCCACGACCGGGAGCGTCACGTGCTCCTGAAACCGTGCGTCGAGAAAGAGGGGCGTCAGCGCCAGGACCATCTCACCGAAGACGTCGTGCTGCCGGTGCGCGGCCGCCGCGTTGCCCACGCGCACGGGGCGTTCGCCGCGAAAACCGGGCCACGCGTCGAGGACCTGCTCTTCGAGGTCCGCCTTGCCATCGATGCGGTAGAGTGGCGCGAGGTCCAGCTCGGGGGAGGACGCGGCCACGTTCAGGAGGAAGTGCAGAAACTGCTCCCGCTCTTCGAAATGCCCGAGCAGGCGGAACGCTCCGAGCGCATAGTACGCGTCACGGAGCCAGCAGTAGCGATAGTCCCAGCAGCGGCCGGAGCCTGGAGCCTCAGGAATCGAAGTGGTGAGGGCCGCCACGATCGCGCCGGTGTCCTCGAAGCAGTGGAGCTTCAGGGCCAGCGCCGAACGAATGACCTCCTCCTGGTAGACGGGGGGAATGTCGCAGTGCTTGACCCATTGCCGCCAGTATCGCTCGGTTTCCCGGAGGAAGCGGTCGCACAGCGGCTCGAGGGGCTCCTCCACGGGCGCACCCCAGGCGAGGACGAAGTGCTCGCGCTCGGTGAGGGCGAACGGAACGCCGTCCAGGTAGGAGATCGGCGCGTCCGTGGTGAGCCGGAGCTCCGCGTCGTAGCCCCAGAACGCGACGTGGTGGGATCCGAGCTCTCGCCGTGGACGGCCGCGCGACCAGCCCCGTATCGGGTCGCACACGACGCGAATGCGAGGGGTGCCGGAGAGCGGCTCGACCACGCGCACGAGCTTCGTTGGGCGGAAGCTGCGCTGGTGCTCGACGAAGCGCGGGGCGAAGTCGAGGACGCGAAACTCGCCGTCTGGGCCGGAGAACTTCGTCTCGAGGATGTTTGTGTTGGTCAGGTAGCGCTGCGTGCCCGTGGCACCGTCGGCCGGGCCGATCGAAAACGTGCCACCGGCGACGTCGTCGAGGAGAGCGGCGAAGATAGGTGGGGAATCGAAGCGCGGAAAACAGGACCAGACAATGGCTCCGTCGCGACGGACCAGCGCCGAGACCTGGCAATTGCCTATGAGACCCAGCTCCGAGAGCGTCATGGCTAGAGACCGTAGCACGAGATGGTTGGATATCCAATGAGTGTGTGCTAGCGTGTCGTTCGTGATTCCCCGCGCGGTAAGATTCCTTGGCTTGCTGCTGGCTGGGCTGGCGCTCCTCGCCTGGCTCGTCTTCCTGGCGCTCACTGGCGTGACCCGTCAGTGGCTGGAAAAGGATCTGAAGCTGCGTGCGCAGCTCGCGGTGACCGCGGCCCAGCAGGGCCTCGCGGCGCACTGGACGACCGACAAGCAGCGTCTGACGGCGATCCTGACGGATATCACCCGGGACGAACGGATCATGGGCGCCGCGGCGTGTGCGTCTGACGGCGTGCTGCTGGCCTCCACGGAGGCCTATCCGCACGAGTTCGGCTGCCGGAAAACGCTGGAGGCGATGGACCGGGAGTCGGGCGGCGCGCACGTCGCTTGGGCCATGACGACCGCCCTTCCGTCGGGGCGGGTTCAGCTCAGCGCGACCCGGATCGAGCCTCGCGGTGTCCCACTGGGCGTCCTCCTGCTGGTGCACGATCTGAGCTACGTCGAGCGGCGCGAGGCGACGACGCGGAACGTTATCCTCGGCATGTTCTTCGTGCTCGCGGTCTCCGCCTCGGTGCTGACGCTCGGCTTGGCTCGTCTCGCCTGGCGGAGGTGGGCGCGCGAGCTCCGCAGCGCCATCGCGGGGGATGGGAGCAAGGAGTTCCAGCCCTTGGCGCGGGACGTGCGCGCGCTGGTCGACGAGCTGGCGCGTGACCGCGAGGCCGAGGTGCGAACAGGAGCCTGGGGCCCCGACCGGCTGAGGGCCACCCTGAAGCAGCACCTTCACGGGGAGCGCGTGGTGGTCCTCGCGAACCGCGAGCCGTACATACACGAGCGCGACGGCGCGGGGGTGCGCGTCGTGCATCCCGCGAGCGGGCTCGTCACGGCGCTCGAGCCGGTGATGCGGGCCTGCTCCGGCGTCTGGGTGGCGCACGGTAGTGGCGGAGCGGACCGCGACGTGGCCGATTCGGCGGGACACGTGCGCGTGCCGCCGGGCGAGGAGTCGTACCTCCTGCGGCGCGTGTGGCTCACCCCTCAGGAAGAGGCTGGTTACTACTACGGGCTGGCCAACGAGGGGCTGTGGCCGCTCTGTCACCTCGCCCACGCCCGGCCGATCTTTCGCGCCGAGGACTACGAACAGTACGTCGCCGTCAACCGACGGTTCGCGGATGCGGTCTGCGAGGAGGCGGACACCGACGACCCGATCGTCCTCGTGCAGGACTACCACTTCGCGCTCGCACCGCGGATGATCCGCGAGCGCCTGCCGCGGGCCACGATCCTTTCCTTCTGGCACATCCCCTGGCCGAACGCGGAGCGCATGGGGATCTGTCCGTGGAGGGAGGAGCTGCTCTCGGGTCTTCTGGGATCGAGCATCATCGGGTTCCACACCCAGCAGCACTGCAACAACTTCATCGACTCCGTGGACGCCTTCATGGAGAGTCGCATCGACCGAGAGGAATTCGCCGTGGTCCAGGGGCCGCGGAAGACGCTGGTCCGTGCCTATCCCATCTCTATCGAGTGGCCTGTGCGCCGGATGGCGACCGTACCGACCGTGGAGGAGTGTCGGCGCTCTGTCCGCGAGGAGCTCGAGTTGTCCGACAACGCCCTGCTGGGCGTCGGCGTCGACCGGCTGGACTACACCAAGGGGATCGAGGAGCGCTTTCTGGCGGTGGACGCGCTCCTGGCGAGCCACGAGGAGTTCCGTGGACGATTCGTCTTCGTCCAGATCGCCGCGCCTAGTCGTACGAAGATCGAGCGCTACCAGCGACTCAACGACCGTCTCGAGACGCTGGCGGAGGAGATCAATGCGCGCTGGCGCTCCGGAGCCTACCGGCCGATCGCGTTCTTGCGCACGCATCACGAGCCGCTCGCCGTGTTTCGCCACTTCCGGGCGGCCGACCTCTGCTACGTGAGCAGTCTCCACGATGGCATGAACCTCGTGGCGAAGGAGTTCGTCGCCGCGCGGGACGACGAGCAGGGGGTGCTGGTGCTGAGTCAGTTCACGGGGGCGGCGCGAGAGCTCACCGAGGCCCTGGTGGTGAATCCATACGACATCCGGCAGGCGAGCGAAGCGCTGGCGACGGCCCTCAGAATGCCGCCTGCGGAGCAGCGAGAGCGCATGCGATCGATGCGCAGGATCGTGGCGGAGTTCAACGTCTACCGATGGGCAGGGCGCATGCTGATCGACGCCGCCGAGGTGCGACGTCGAGAGCGGCTCACGGGGCGCCTCTCCTCGACGATCTCCCGGGTGTTGACTGTCGGCCGATGAAGCACGTGCTGGCGGCTGCCAACCGAGAGGTGCTTGCTCAGTTCGCGTGGTCGCGGGTGCTGTTGGCGTTCGACTTCGACGGCACCCTGGCACCGATCGTGACGGACCGGGACGCGGCGCGGATGAGAGAGCGTACGCGAGCGCTGCTGGCGGAAGTGTGCGAGCTCTATCCCTGCGCGATCATCTCCGGACGCGGTCTCACCGACGTCTCGAGCCGGGTGGGTGGGCTACGAGTGCCATTCGTCGTGGGGAACCACGGCATGGAGCCCGGCAAGGGCCTGCCCGAATTTGCCCGAGAGGTTCGAGCGATCCGGTCGCAGCTGGAGGCGGAGCTGTCTGCATTCACCGGGGTCGATATCGAGGACAAGCAGTTCTCGCTCGCGGTGCACTACCGACGCTCGCGGCACAAGCGGGCCGCACGTGCGGCGATCCACGCGGCAGTGCCGAGGCTGCTCCACCCGGTGCGGGAGGTTGCCGGGAAGCTGGTCGTGAACCTGATCCCCGAGGGCGCCCCGCACAAGGGGGACGCACTCGTGCGACTGCGCTCGCGGGCACGCACCGACACCGCGATCTACGTGGGGGACGACGTCACGGACGAGGACGTGTTCGCGCTGGACCAGCCAGGCCGGTTGCTCTCCATCCGGGTCGGTTGCTCGAGGCGTTCGTCCGCGGAATACTTCCTGCGGGATCAGCGAGAGGTGGATGTGTTGCTGCGGCGGCTGGCCACGCTTCGGCGGGGGGTGAGGCGCGGATGACACAGGGGACCGAGAAGGGGGGAGGGGAGAGCCTCGCAGCAGCCGGGGAGCTGCTGCGGAGCCTCTCCAGGTTGAATCACGCGATGGAGAGAGCGTCGCGGGCGCTGGAGCGAACGGCGGGCGTGACGGCGCAACAGCGCGTGGTGATCCGATGGGTGGGACGATTCCCGGGCATGACCGCAGGTGACCTCGCGCGGCAGCTCTCTCTCGACGCGGGAACGGTCTCGGCGGCCTTGGGGCGACTTGAGAGGCGGGGGCTCGTGGAGCGGCGACGCGGCAAGAGGGACGGACGGCGAGTGGTGCTGGGGCTGACGGCAGCCGGCCGGGCAGTCGATCGCGAGGTGGTGGGGCCGGTGGAGCGGTCGGCGGAGCTCCTGGCGGCGACGATCCCACCCGAGGCCCTGGCGACGGCACAGCGGGTCATCGAGAGGCTTCGAGACCTGGTCGAGGCGCAGGGAGGGCGTTCCCCGGTGGGCGCAGAGGGCGGCTGAGTGCAGCGCCGGCGCGTTGCGGTAGCCGGTGTTCGGGACGTAGGGGTGGGGATTCGTGACTCCGGCATGGGGGGGGCCGCACCCGGAGAGGTCTTGGCGATCCCGACATTCTCGTCCCCTGGGCGGATGCGGACGTGGCGTGGCTCCTGCCATGATGGGGGAAATGTCCTTGGTGCGGCGAGGTCCCCTTCGGGCGAGGCGCGGCCGGCGCCTGCTGGGGTTCGCGCTGCTCGGGGGCGCGGCGGGCGTGGCCGATCGCGCCAGCGAGCGATTGGCACTCCGGGCGACGCGGCTCGGCTCGGCGGGGCATACGCACGGTGCGAGGTGCGTGGCGGTGCTGTCGCACCTCGTTGCGCACTTCTTCGGCAGCGAGGTGCTCTCCTGTAGCTCGGTCTGCGTCCGGGCCTGGGCGGGCTACCGGCCGGTCAAGTGATCCGGCGAGCCCATCCACCGAGCGACGAGTAGCCCGATCTTTTTCGCGACAGGACGGTGGCTCCTCACCGTATATGCATGAGCATGACGCGGAGCCTCTTCCAGATGACGAGACCTGCGTGCGCGTGCCTTGCCGCGTGCTTCTTCGTGGCGTGTCACTCGGCGACGCCGGGAGTAGGTGGCGATGGAGGGCCCGCAGACGGCGGGGCCCTCGAAGCGGGTTCGGTCTCCGACGGGTCCGGTGGCGAGCTCGGGTCGCGCGACGACGCCGGCGCGAACGACGGGGCGCAGGAGGCGAGTCCGGAGCGCGACCTCGGTGGGGCGGGGGACTACTTCGTGTGGGACGGGCGGTCTGCCGGCGCGGATCTCGCCGGGAGGCGGGACGTGGGGAGCGCGCGGGATGCCGCGGGGAAGCGGGACGTGGGCCCGAGCCCCGATGCGGCCGTGCGGCGGGACCTGACGAGCGCGCCCGATGCGGCGGTGCGGCGCGACGTGGGCCCGAGCCCCGATGCGGCGCCTCGTCGGGACAGCGGTAGCGTGGCGACGCCGCCCTGCGTGACCGGCCAGGGGGTGGCGGCCTACCGCTTTCACTTCGGTCCGTCGGGGACCTACGCCACGCTGGACGCGTGGGGGCTGCGCTCCACGGCCTGGTGGGAGGTCGTCCCCGTCTGGGCTGACAGCCAGCTCGTGGACCAGAACCAGAGCCTGCACCTCGGTTCCTCGTCGGCCTACGTGCGGGTGCGCTGGAGCTTCGACGGCATCCAGTCCTTCACGAAGGGGAGCCTCTGCATCCAGGCGCGCTCCTACAGCACCGGCACCTCGTCGAAGTTTCGCCCGTGGAGCCCGATCCACGGCGACACGGTCTCGGGGCTCGTCTCGGTGTATCCGTACGCCTGGTACTGCGTGGACTGGACCAACTTCATGAGCGTCAACGACCAGGCCGGGCTCCTCGGCTACCGGCTCTACCCGGATAGCTACGGCGCGGCGAGCCTGGCGATCCACGCGGTGGAGCTCTGCCTGCAAGGGGTGGTCTACAAGTAGATCTGGCCACCTTGGCCGCGCTCCCTCCCGCCGGGCTCCGTTGAAATAGCGCTTGGCCTTCGCGCGAGCCCTCGGTAGATCTTGCCCCCATGTCGCCTGGACGAACCTTTCAGCTCGCGGCCCTGCAGCTTCGAATGACCTCGCGTCCGGCGGAGAACCTGGACCGCGCCGTGGCGGCCATCCGCGAGGCCGCGGCCCGCGGGGCGAACATGGTCGTGCTCCCCGAGCTCTTCCGGTCGCTCTACTTCTGCCAGACCGAGGACCACGCGCAGTTCGACCTGGCGGAGCCGATCCCCGGGCCCACGACCGAGACGCTCGGGGCGCTGGCGAAGGAGCTGTCGATCGTGCTCGTGGCGTCCCTCTTCGAGCGGCGCGCCGCGGGGCTCTACCACAACACGGCGGTCACCTTCGACGCCGACGGGCGCATCGCCGACGTCTACCGCAAGATGCACATCCCCGACGACCCGCTCTACTACGAGAAGTTCTACTTCACGCCGGGGGACCTCGGCTTTCGCGCCTGCGATACGCGCTTCGGGCGGGTCGGCACGCTGGTCTGCTGGGATCAGTGGTTTCCGGAGGGGGCGCGTCTCACGGCGCTCGAGGGGGCGGCGCTCCTCTGCTACCCGACGGCCATCGGCTGGCATCCGAGCGAGAAGGCCGAGTTCGGCGCGGCGCAGGCGGACGCCTGGCGCACCATCCAGCGGGCGCACGCCATCGCGAACGGGGTCTATGTCTGCGCGGTGAATCGCGTGGGGCACGAGGGACCCGCCGGCGGGGGGATCGAGTTCTTCGGCGGCAGCTTCGTCTGCGACCCCTTCGGTGTGGTGCTGGCCGAGGCGGGGCGCGAGACCCCCGAGACGTTGCTCGTGGAGGTGAACCTCGCGTATCAGGAGGCTGTGCGGCAGCACTGGCCCTTCCTGCGCGATCGGCGGATCGACGCCTACGGCCCGCTCTCGAGCCGCTACCTGCATTCGAAGTAGCCCGTGGCCCGCCCTGCGAAAGCGCCTCTCGAGCGAAGCCCGCACGCGCTCGGCTATGCGATGCCCGCCGAGTGGGCTCCGCACCGGCGCACCTGGCTCGCCTGGCCGCACAACGCCGCCGACTGGCCGGGAAAGTTTGCACCGCTCCCGTGGGTCTACGGGGAGATGGTGCGGCACCTGGCGCGAGGCGAGCGCGTGGGGATCCTGGTCGGGGACGCGGCGCTGAAGCAGGCCGCGACGCGCGTGCTGGACAGAGTGGGCGCGGATCTCTCGCAGGTAGACTTCCTCGAGGTGAGGACCGACCGCTCGTGGGTGCGCGACACGGGGCCCTCCTTCGTGCGCCGCGCGAGCGGGGAGGTGGCCGCGGTCTGCTGGGCCTTCAACGCCTGGGCCAAGTACA
Coding sequences within it:
- a CDS encoding trehalose-6-phosphate synthase — encoded protein: MPRAVRFLGLLLAGLALLAWLVFLALTGVTRQWLEKDLKLRAQLAVTAAQQGLAAHWTTDKQRLTAILTDITRDERIMGAAACASDGVLLASTEAYPHEFGCRKTLEAMDRESGGAHVAWAMTTALPSGRVQLSATRIEPRGVPLGVLLLVHDLSYVERREATTRNVILGMFFVLAVSASVLTLGLARLAWRRWARELRSAIAGDGSKEFQPLARDVRALVDELARDREAEVRTGAWGPDRLRATLKQHLHGERVVVLANREPYIHERDGAGVRVVHPASGLVTALEPVMRACSGVWVAHGSGGADRDVADSAGHVRVPPGEESYLLRRVWLTPQEEAGYYYGLANEGLWPLCHLAHARPIFRAEDYEQYVAVNRRFADAVCEEADTDDPIVLVQDYHFALAPRMIRERLPRATILSFWHIPWPNAERMGICPWREELLSGLLGSSIIGFHTQQHCNNFIDSVDAFMESRIDREEFAVVQGPRKTLVRAYPISIEWPVRRMATVPTVEECRRSVREELELSDNALLGVGVDRLDYTKGIEERFLAVDALLASHEEFRGRFVFVQIAAPSRTKIERYQRLNDRLETLAEEINARWRSGAYRPIAFLRTHHEPLAVFRHFRAADLCYVSSLHDGMNLVAKEFVAARDDEQGVLVLSQFTGAARELTEALVVNPYDIRQASEALATALRMPPAEQRERMRSMRRIVAEFNVYRWAGRMLIDAAEVRRRERLTGRLSSTISRVLTVGR
- a CDS encoding cation:proton antiporter, translated to MGHLALLEQLAITAGLAALVTVLLAKARVPTVAGLLVVGALLGPFDLGLVRNAEAIETLAELGVVFLLFTIGLEFSTDRLRRVLGNAALGGLVQVLTTLAGGTGIATLLGHDLRRATFYGLACALSSTAIVLRALGDRGEVDAPHGRFTVGTLVLQDLCVIPMLLVVPALAGKGTASATALALGWALAKAALVVTAVLLAARLLLPRALRFVDAARSREVFLLAILTACVGTAWLTSLAGLSLALGAFLGGMVIADTDFQHRAMGDILPLRDALMSVFFISLGMLFDARLVLARPAAVGGLLLALLVGKGVLAALAALLVRLPARSAWLAGLSLAQFSEFGFVILKLGQAAGLTDRSTSGLILAAGILSMFFTPLLIALGPRITLAETLLAPLARWLRAHSLPEGGGVPATEGHTVIIGYGLAGRIVSRALGATNLRHIALELNIETVRRARAAGEPVEYADATSPEALAHANVAGARAVVVAINDPQAALRVVDTLRRVAPEVPLFVRTRHLAESERLLALGATDVIAEEVEASIEILVRLLRRLELPRNVIDRRVEAAREEHRTSRREVSVPRATLAEHEALAHLKIESLLVTSDSPCAGRTALELDLRRRTGALVVAIRREGKLLEHPGPQEPLRVGDVVYLVGSRESIRDALVLLGEPPPPGGP
- a CDS encoding carbon-nitrogen hydrolase, translating into MSPGRTFQLAALQLRMTSRPAENLDRAVAAIREAAARGANMVVLPELFRSLYFCQTEDHAQFDLAEPIPGPTTETLGALAKELSIVLVASLFERRAAGLYHNTAVTFDADGRIADVYRKMHIPDDPLYYEKFYFTPGDLGFRACDTRFGRVGTLVCWDQWFPEGARLTALEGAALLCYPTAIGWHPSEKAEFGAAQADAWRTIQRAHAIANGVYVCAVNRVGHEGPAGGGIEFFGGSFVCDPFGVVLAEAGRETPETLLVEVNLAYQEAVRQHWPFLRDRRIDAYGPLSSRYLHSK
- the nhaA gene encoding Na+/H+ antiporter NhaA codes for the protein MTATRADGAAPLPPAPPGSWEPLIRLARFARRPLDRFLKIEAASGILLLLAAAVALVWANSPWAGSYRELWHLSLGVKLGPWSFERSLDWVVNDGLMVIFFFVVGLEIRRELHHGELSSPRRAALPAIAALGGMVAPALLYLTIAGAPATRSGWGVPMATDIAFAVGILTLLGRRVPASLRVLLLALAVIDDLGAIIVIAVFYSSGVSIAGFVVAALGIGWILAMQGVGVRTKLAYVVPALVVWGGTYAAGVHPTIAGVIVGLLTPVRAWLGSEGFAESVGRELESLGQTSPATVSSHDLAQRLRRVDLARREAMSPAESLIESLHPWVAFGVMPIFALANAGVSLGDLTLGPESTRAALGTAIGLVLGKPVGVLLSVALALKLGVAVLPSGLTWRHLTVLGVVAGIGFTMALFIAQLAFAQPTLLVGAKLGILGASAVAAIGGLLLGRLMLKPPQGAAAERSADEAEAALST
- a CDS encoding winged helix-turn-helix transcriptional regulator, giving the protein MTQGTEKGGGESLAAAGELLRSLSRLNHAMERASRALERTAGVTAQQRVVIRWVGRFPGMTAGDLARQLSLDAGTVSAALGRLERRGLVERRRGKRDGRRVVLGLTAAGRAVDREVVGPVERSAELLAATIPPEALATAQRVIERLRDLVEAQGGRSPVGAEGG
- the otsB gene encoding trehalose-phosphatase, with translation MKHVLAAANREVLAQFAWSRVLLAFDFDGTLAPIVTDRDAARMRERTRALLAEVCELYPCAIISGRGLTDVSSRVGGLRVPFVVGNHGMEPGKGLPEFAREVRAIRSQLEAELSAFTGVDIEDKQFSLAVHYRRSRHKRAARAAIHAAVPRLLHPVREVAGKLVVNLIPEGAPHKGDALVRLRSRARTDTAIYVGDDVTDEDVFALDQPGRLLSIRVGCSRRSSAEYFLRDQREVDVLLRRLATLRRGVRRG
- a CDS encoding glycoside hydrolase family 15 protein; translated protein: MTLSELGLIGNCQVSALVRRDGAIVWSCFPRFDSPPIFAALLDDVAGGTFSIGPADGATGTQRYLTNTNILETKFSGPDGEFRVLDFAPRFVEHQRSFRPTKLVRVVEPLSGTPRIRVVCDPIRGWSRGRPRRELGSHHVAFWGYDAELRLTTDAPISYLDGVPFALTEREHFVLAWGAPVEEPLEPLCDRFLRETERYWRQWVKHCDIPPVYQEEVIRSALALKLHCFEDTGAIVAALTTSIPEAPGSGRCWDYRYCWLRDAYYALGAFRLLGHFEEREQFLHFLLNVAASSPELDLAPLYRIDGKADLEEQVLDAWPGFRGERPVRVGNAAAAHRQHDVFGEMVLALTPLFLDARFQEHVTLPVVDLVTRLARKAIAVAGQPDAGIWEYRSGWRPQTFSTLMCWAAADRMHRIAQRHRPNDASEFEVAAARLKQEILTHAVDPLRGCLVADYGGTEVDAALLQAVTLHLVPHESPLLHATVDAVRADLAHASWLRRYRTDDGFGVPGVAFMLCTFWEIEALARLGRLAEARSLMERVRAIRAPLGLLSEDVDPATGTMWGNFPQAYSHVGLIHAAFAASPRWSEVGS